A part of Rhodamnia argentea isolate NSW1041297 chromosome 8, ASM2092103v1, whole genome shotgun sequence genomic DNA contains:
- the LOC125316152 gene encoding uncharacterized protein LOC125316152 — protein sequence MASCNFPETYAWIHGLPPLSQWRTKSLSLCLCSSSSSQAQPSLNLYISRDVDSPAISFSIAFELDLRISLWTSRLYKINPSSPRLLDEAAMFSLLVNFIEDILRYGLYGSESSASSLRIPKPYSFSNFSDIFNLAFLTLSLLICIYEAPADLRSPCLDSLKGHLINCRSQNASKLLMNMIGPNLEEQWMRSINLAITNWILEGRSSNHTIKIPSPLFSYVRSAFGIWKVHLYCPIIAMDMVDTSNPSTDERLAFSLNYNQLEGVIQCNYKLTIQENWIDVFVNTDNIRFNIVRLASKTLMNEQGVGASEKHFPSRISLRLTPVLQNNIPSVSRGKSSENPTREIGSEKVIEAGFEPPNSFLGLKISAGETMTTSLKPWKFEESVLGYSANLNWFLHDPIDGREVSSSKPSRLALLNPKSWFKDRYSSAYRPFTRQGGVVFAGDEYGEGVKWKLCKSAMGKTMEWEIRGWIWLSYWPNKHRTFYSETRRLEFRETLHLTIA from the exons ATGGCTTCTTGCAACTTCCCAGAAACATATGCTTGGATCCATGGCCTTCCACCACTATCTCAGTGGAGGACGAAGTCGCTGTCCTTGTGCCTGTGTTCTTCGTCTTCCTCCCAAGCCCAGCCGTCCCTCAATCTCTACATTTCCAGAGACGTCGACTCGCCCGCCATCTCCTTCTCGATCGCCTTCGAGCTCGACCTCCGCATATCTCTGTGGACCTCGAGGCTGTACAAGATCAACCCTAGCTCTCCCAGATTACTTGATGAGGCCGCCATGTTCAGCCTTCTCGTCAACTTCATCGAAGACATCCTACGCTACGGCTTGTACGGGAGTGAATCTTCTGCCTCCTCGCTCAGAATCCCCAAACCCTATTCATTTTCCAACTTCAGCGACATCTTTAACCTCGCCTtcctcactctctccctcttgatTTGCATCTACGAGGCGCCCGCGGATCTTCGTTCCCCGTGTCTTGACAGCCTCAAGGGTCACTTGATCAACTGCCGATCGCAGAATGCGTCGAAACTGCTCATGAATATGATCGGACCGAACCTAGAGGAGCAGTGGATGCGATCCATCAACCTAGCTATCACGAACTGGATTCTAGAGGGTCGTTCTAGCAACCATACGATCAAAATACCGTCCCCGCTTTTCTCCTACGTGCGTTCGGCTTTCGGGATATGGAAAGTTCATCTCTATTGTCCGATAATCGCGATGGACATGGTGGACACAAGCAATCCCTCTACCGATGAACGCCTTGCTTTCTCTCTAAACTATAACCAACTTGAAGGAGTAATCCAGTGCAATTACAAACTGACGATACAAGAGAATTGGATCGATGTGTTCGTGAACACGGACAACATAAG GTTTAACATCGTTCGACTTGCATCCAAAACTCTCATGAATGAACAAGGGGTAGGAGCATCTGAAAAGCACTTCCCTTCGAGAATATCATTGCGGCTAACTCCAGTTCTTCAAAACAACATCCCGAGTGTTTCAAGAGGCAAATCTTCGGAGAACCCGACGAGAGAGATCGGCTCGGAGAAAGTCATAGAAGCGGGATTCGAACCTCCGAACTCTTTCTTGGGTCTCAAGATTTCGGCTGGAGAGACCATGACCACGAGCTTAAAGCCATGGAAGTTTGAGGAATCTGTCCTTGGCTACAGCGCAAACTTGAATTGGTTTCTCCATGACCCAATTGATGGAAGAGAGGTCTCCTCTTCTAAGCCCTCGAGACTTGCTTTGCTCAATCCAAAGTCATGGTTCAAAGACCGATACTCGAGTGCGTACCGGCCATTCACTCGGCAGGGAGGAGTCGTCTTCGCCGGCGATGAGTACGGCGAGGGTGTGAAGTGGAAGCTGTGCAAAAGCGCCATGGGAAAGACAATGGAGTGGGAAATAAGAGGCTGGATTTGGTTAAGTTATTGGCCAAATAAGCATAGGACATTCTATTCTGAGACTAGGAGGTTGGAATTTAGGGAGACCCTTCACCTTACGATTGCTTAG